The genome window TTAGCTATCCGGAAATGATTGGCATGTTGTCGATGCGGCTGCAGCGGTTGCCGGTTGAGCTGAAGCGTCATATACCACATACGTTGCATGGTGCGGTTGCCAATGGTTATTTGCGCAAGGATGGCAACTATTATACGCTCCTATCCGAGCAGGAGCAAAAGGAGATCATGAAGCGCAACCAGGAGGCGGCCAAGCGTGCCAAGGAGCTAGAAAAGGAGCCGCTCTCATGGCGTATACGCTAAAAACAAGCTTAaaaacaactataaaaaaaaatgaaaaaaaaaaaaaaaaattaatgaagagagagagcaaagtGAAGAATGAAGAAGAAAGTAAATTGTAAGCATACCACGTGGTGTGCTTCTGCCTTAAATCCTTCCTCACTCCATGCCTTTTCTGCGCCTGCCCTACCCACCCTACTGAGTGGTCAGCTCGAtattcgttgttgttattgttcctGCGTTACCTGCAAACTCGATGAATCCAACGAATGCATAAATGACTGTCAAGTttagtatacatacatatacatactactactactatatatatatatctatatctataataTTGTTCCACAAACTAATCACTGGGCTGCTGCCATCGAGAATGAGACATTTAGAGTATTCCTCTGAAATTTAAGTTATTCAGTTTTAAACTATTTCAATTGTGGCAAACCCtttgtgtaaaataaaaaattttagttcaatGCAACTTGTATTCAAGCTCAACACAATTATTAAACAACCTCATTTTACAATAAtgacttaatattattaataaaacgaAATAATCTTGTAAAACGAAATAATgtctattctttttattagaAGTATTGGAACTCCTTTAAAGTTGACTTTGCTCTCCAGctatcttaaaaatttcatgacgataaagtaattaataccaattttattaaataaactaataattttttttatttttaaggaaATTTTTACGTCAAAGTTAAGGATTTGGAGTTTTAATTGGTGTTCTgtctttcttgtttttttcctCTCTTTTTAGACCGTTTTCTCATGCCACCTTCCTTGAGATTCGTTACAGTTACAATCTCTAGTAGCTCTTCCATTATGTTCGCTCGGATTGCCTTGAACCTGCGATTCTCGCGGCTCATTCGGATCCAAACGACTAGGCACTATGGAGTAACGATAGTTTCGAACCTTCAGATAGCCATAGATGATCGCATCATGTAGATTGACGGTTATCTGGCGCTTTAGCTCCTCATCGGAACGTTCCAGACGCTCTGACACAGCCTCAACGATTTCATGTTGTGTCAAGGGTCGATCCGATTCGGCGATAACATTCAATATGCTACTGAAAAGATTGGGTATAAGCTTACGTCTGGGCGCCTGATTCGGACTATTTTGTCTCATCTTTGACGCAAGGTGACACCAGCAGTCGGAGGTACAGTTtgtccaaaaaatattatattttcctgTATATAAATTGAGTTGATCAGCTGTCTGACAGCCTTTCAATTCAAAACGGTTCAACATTTTGAATACTAGATcgaattttcatataaatctgTGACTAAAACATAGTGGAATCAAAAaagattaaatacaaattcctTAAAGCAATGACCGTTGGggctataattttaaaaatataaaagcattgtttatttttataaaaaatattaatattaaaaaatcagctgttagagtcgccgacataactagaactacagtttgaaaaataactgggttcgaaccctgccatgtttaaaaaaatctgcAACTTACCTGTTCTGTTAAATCTGGAATTTGCACTGAAAGTGCTTTAAGTAGTATGTAGCGTGCTCAAAATATTGATGAAAACggattaaaaaaacaaaaaaaaaattttatattaaaaatgtgacttaaattattattaaatatttattttttgatcaaattatAATAGTTAAAGGGTTTACAGTATTTGGAATTTTTGCTGTAGGGTTTCCACGCACTTATAAAAtcttgacaattttttaaaaacatcaactgtcataactttgtcaaatcttagccGATTTCTTAGCggaatgttaattttattattgtttggcctctaatttaattctgcatcaaaattggaaaaccatatttttttctcttactTTCTGTTTATTCcgctaaagaaaaaaaattgtttggttAAAACTCGATATTATTACTCGATGtattataatacaataattatttgacgattgatcgacaactcgattactgtttttaattcgattaacagtttggatttacatctcttttttttcaaacacCTAAGGTTAAGTACCTTGTATTGGAATAAATTGGGTTATATCTGAATATAGAAATCATcagtgaaaataataataaatgctgttctttgtttaatatttattttcaagtataaattaaaagttttcttgcttaataattgcatttttcctttttttttttgttaaattaatctGTGGTTTGGACGTTaagtaaataagaaaataaatgaggGCAAGCTTCAAGTGAAAATCTTCAAgctattgaaaattgtgaatatTTTGAAGCGGATGCtgaaagagaaggagagagaatgagagcaAAGGCAACTCTGAGGTTTCCATTTCGTTTGGCAAGCAACAACTTCTGAAGGACAGCGAGACAGTTAAACCAATTGGCCAGGCTgtgacagagtgagagagagagagagagagggagagagcaaGAAGGAAGGAAGAGTGATATCGATTGGCAGTTAAAGTCGCGTGTTGTAAACGGAATTCGAGTTCAAACTGTTGGGATTGTGGGTAATAAACTATGACTACAAATGCGGGCAACTCTACAACTCAACAAAGAATCTCAGTCtcgaaaatttgcataaaagatacacagagagagaaggagagagagttgttgttgttgttgttgtgtctggCACGTGTCACACAAAATTTAGATAGCAGTAAATTTTGAACGGACAACGGATGCGTAACACAATAACCGCAGCCACAGCTTGATTGAAATCTGTTTGAGTGCCAACGCATTTATccaacagata of Drosophila innubila isolate TH190305 chromosome X, UK_Dinn_1.0, whole genome shotgun sequence contains these proteins:
- the LOC117792106 gene encoding uncharacterized protein LOC117792106, whose translation is MRQNSPNQAPRRKLIPNLFSSILNVIAESDRPLTQHEIVEAVSERLERSDEELKRQITVNLHDAIIYGYLKVRNYRYSIVPSRLDPNEPRESQVQGNPSEHNGRATRDCNCNESQGRWHEKTV